A genome region from Maridesulfovibrio salexigens DSM 2638 includes the following:
- a CDS encoding substrate-binding periplasmic protein → MRYYLKFITISLMATLLLPAYSFAARQLTFATDPFPPYYYEDAGVAKGLQVELAKAVFAKMHTRFDIKFLPWKRALLMAESGKVDGIFGLRKTKERQRWLIYPEEPLMLITSSIFKRIEDPFVYTGIPSLEDKHIGTTKGYTYGTAFDNSTLFHRDEVKDLRHNFLKLMAGRVDLVAGYLTVGNHILKSMNLDDKIVASPIAIHTTPLYVGFTRKPGNGKISQKYSRILKEFKNSKECEEIMKQIRIKKEMPSPCN, encoded by the coding sequence ATGAGATACTATCTAAAATTCATCACAATATCTCTGATGGCAACACTGCTATTACCTGCATACTCTTTTGCTGCAAGGCAGCTTACCTTTGCTACAGACCCCTTCCCTCCATACTACTACGAAGATGCCGGGGTAGCTAAAGGGCTACAGGTGGAATTAGCGAAGGCCGTCTTTGCAAAGATGCACACCCGGTTCGACATCAAGTTCCTTCCGTGGAAAAGAGCACTGCTCATGGCTGAATCCGGAAAAGTGGACGGTATTTTCGGTCTGCGAAAAACAAAAGAAAGACAACGATGGCTGATCTACCCCGAAGAACCGCTAATGCTCATAACTTCATCAATATTTAAACGAATTGAAGACCCCTTTGTATATACCGGGATACCCTCGCTTGAAGATAAACATATCGGAACAACAAAAGGGTATACATACGGAACAGCGTTCGACAACAGCACTCTGTTTCATAGAGATGAGGTAAAAGACCTACGCCATAATTTCTTGAAACTTATGGCCGGACGAGTTGATCTGGTTGCCGGCTACCTTACTGTCGGCAATCATATTTTAAAAAGCATGAATCTGGATGATAAAATTGTAGCCAGCCCTATTGCCATTCATACAACCCCGCTCTACGTAGGGTTCACCCGCAAACCAGGCAATGGTAAAATCAGCCAGAAATATTCCCGCATTTTAAAAGAATTCAAAAACTCGAAAGAATGTGAAGAGATAATGAAACAAATCAGGATTAAAAAGGAGATGCCATCACCATGCAACTAA
- a CDS encoding bifunctional diguanylate cyclase/phosphodiesterase produces MHELLEKQLKDTIGDQSLELADELNNFIDLVEKTYSGLDDSTLVPNSPAVSILHFIPDPAFIINKEGVIVAWNPALEQLTNTKAENVIGNGNFEHINLIHGKRTPGLIDLVNGCDEIGEIEYGAISRRGRALAAEICIQDLGNRKSTNLWVQAAPILDANGKTIGAIESLRDISARKQTENINLILYKISSALNSTADTPIFLKQVHESLKPFIEAENFFVGLYNEVQKTLTFPYYADEKDFMAPYTVLPMTDGKSLSVEVIKAEHPLLLDENDFRDQRTNKINHIGSPAKSWMGIPLKHGGKVMGVMAIQSYERSGVYNSQDIDLMVAISEQVAAALLRRQAEEALLESEKKFRSIFENATVAIFQISAAGRVTVANPALAAIMGYDNVDEMLAENDLASRFLYNHEGRQKFLKRLLTDGAVNGMLLRVNHRNGKEKWVTVNARTSYDSRGNPVLYTGTAFDSTLEIVAERKIFRHKSRFMQLFESSPQAIALTDSKGNVVDTNRAFNKLFGYSTEEMAPCCENLSPTNTGKIRANLKKILGGETYRTEDMRRHKNGRLIPVSILGYPFLYNEEISGTFIIYDDISQRKEYERRLSYQSLHDSLTGLPNRTFFLERLEETLDMSRKIPERTFAVLMLDIDMFKRINDSLGHQAGDELLIEVGKRIKCCLRPVDTVARMGGDEFAVLIEDFSTPQMVIQIIRDIRNEIRKPMSISSREVVISSSIGIVFKTSSYEHPEHIIRDADISMYKAKEQGVNKFKVFNKTMHEKALQSLLIETEIRQGIPENEFFPYFQPVYSMQNRNLAGFEALVRWNHPERGFLTPDQIIPVAEETGLIVELDRIILFEACRFMSAWIRLYPNANDLFLTVNLSPSQLSKPDLAEAIETIVQETKIPADNLKLEITESAIMERNAASSLNLKKIGEMGIRLAVDDFGTGYSSLAQLQRFPASTVKIDRSFVSHMASDHESLEIVRAVNALGHSLSMDVIAEGVETREQLILLKDIGCDYVQGYYFDKPQTNEDAEKLVKMRSEGFCPPGLTTI; encoded by the coding sequence ATGCACGAATTGCTGGAAAAACAACTGAAAGACACCATCGGAGACCAGTCTCTAGAACTAGCCGATGAGCTGAACAATTTTATAGACTTGGTCGAAAAAACATACTCCGGCCTTGATGACTCTACACTTGTACCCAACTCGCCTGCTGTCAGCATTTTACATTTCATACCTGACCCCGCTTTTATTATTAATAAAGAAGGGGTCATCGTTGCATGGAACCCTGCCCTTGAACAGCTTACCAACACAAAAGCGGAAAATGTCATTGGCAATGGCAACTTTGAGCACATAAATCTCATACACGGCAAACGCACTCCGGGCCTGATCGATCTTGTCAACGGTTGTGATGAAATTGGCGAAATTGAATATGGAGCAATCAGTCGCAGAGGTAGAGCTCTTGCCGCGGAAATCTGTATTCAAGACCTTGGCAATCGAAAAAGCACAAATCTATGGGTACAGGCTGCGCCAATACTGGATGCAAACGGCAAAACCATTGGGGCTATCGAGTCTCTGCGTGATATTTCAGCACGAAAACAGACTGAAAATATCAACTTAATCCTCTACAAAATTTCATCTGCTCTTAATTCAACAGCAGACACCCCCATATTCCTCAAGCAGGTACACGAAAGCCTCAAGCCGTTCATTGAAGCTGAGAACTTCTTTGTCGGACTGTATAACGAAGTCCAGAAAACCTTAACTTTTCCATATTACGCTGACGAAAAAGATTTCATGGCGCCATATACTGTTTTGCCAATGACTGATGGCAAAAGCCTAAGCGTGGAAGTAATTAAGGCGGAGCATCCGTTATTACTTGATGAAAACGATTTCCGTGACCAAAGAACCAATAAGATCAATCACATCGGTTCGCCTGCAAAATCATGGATGGGCATTCCCCTAAAGCACGGGGGAAAAGTAATGGGCGTGATGGCAATTCAGTCATATGAACGCTCCGGTGTCTACAATTCTCAGGATATTGATCTCATGGTGGCAATATCCGAGCAAGTTGCAGCAGCCCTTTTACGCAGGCAGGCTGAGGAAGCTCTGCTGGAGAGTGAGAAAAAATTTCGTTCAATCTTTGAAAACGCGACCGTTGCTATTTTCCAGATATCTGCCGCAGGAAGAGTTACTGTAGCGAACCCTGCATTAGCTGCGATAATGGGCTATGACAATGTTGATGAAATGCTGGCTGAAAATGATCTGGCTTCAAGATTTCTCTATAATCATGAAGGTCGTCAGAAATTTCTAAAAAGATTGCTCACCGATGGTGCAGTCAATGGAATGCTATTGCGAGTGAACCATCGCAACGGGAAAGAGAAATGGGTTACTGTGAATGCCCGCACCTCTTATGACTCTCGCGGCAACCCTGTTTTATACACAGGCACAGCTTTTGACTCCACTCTGGAAATTGTAGCCGAGCGTAAAATTTTCAGACACAAATCCCGGTTCATGCAACTTTTTGAAAGCTCTCCGCAAGCTATTGCATTAACAGATTCCAAAGGAAATGTGGTTGATACCAACAGAGCCTTCAACAAACTTTTCGGATACTCCACCGAAGAAATGGCGCCCTGCTGTGAAAACCTTTCTCCGACCAATACAGGAAAAATCAGGGCAAACCTGAAAAAGATACTCGGCGGAGAAACATACCGGACCGAAGATATGCGCCGCCATAAAAATGGCAGGCTTATCCCGGTATCCATCCTTGGGTACCCCTTTCTTTACAATGAGGAAATTTCAGGAACATTCATTATTTACGATGATATTTCACAGCGCAAGGAATATGAACGAAGACTTTCCTATCAGTCCCTGCACGACTCCCTGACCGGGCTGCCGAACCGCACTTTCTTTCTTGAGCGTCTGGAAGAAACTCTGGATATGTCTCGCAAGATTCCGGAAAGGACTTTCGCTGTCCTGATGCTTGATATTGATATGTTCAAACGTATCAACGACAGCCTTGGACATCAGGCAGGTGACGAATTACTCATTGAGGTCGGCAAAAGAATTAAATGCTGCCTGCGCCCCGTTGATACCGTTGCAAGGATGGGTGGTGATGAATTTGCGGTGTTGATTGAAGACTTCTCCACCCCTCAAATGGTCATCCAGATTATCCGTGATATTCGCAACGAAATCCGCAAGCCGATGAGCATATCCTCAAGGGAAGTTGTCATCAGTTCCAGTATCGGCATTGTTTTCAAGACTTCAAGCTACGAGCATCCTGAGCACATCATTCGTGATGCGGACATCAGCATGTACAAAGCCAAGGAACAAGGGGTTAACAAGTTCAAGGTTTTCAACAAAACCATGCACGAAAAAGCCCTGCAAAGTCTGCTGATTGAGACTGAAATAAGACAGGGTATTCCTGAAAATGAATTTTTCCCCTACTTCCAACCGGTTTACAGCATGCAAAACCGCAATCTGGCCGGATTTGAAGCTCTTGTTCGCTGGAACCACCCGGAGCGTGGATTCCTGACTCCGGATCAGATTATCCCTGTTGCAGAAGAAACTGGATTGATAGTTGAACTCGACCGAATCATACTCTTTGAAGCATGCAGATTCATGTCCGCATGGATCAGGCTTTATCCCAATGCCAACGATCTATTTCTGACCGTCAACCTATCCCCCAGTCAGCTTTCCAAGCCAGATCTGGCTGAAGCTATTGAAACAATTGTGCAGGAGACCAAGATTCCGGCTGACAATCTCAAGCTGGAAATAACAGAATCCGCGATCATGGAGCGCAATGCAGCATCCTCCCTGAACCTGAAAAAGATCGGCGAGATGGGAATCAGACTGGCAGTTGATGACTTCGGAACCGGCTATTCATCACTGGCACAGCTGCAACGCTTTCCGGCTTCCACCGTTAAAATCGACCGTTCCTTTGTCAGCCATATGGCCAGCGACCACGAATCTCTCGAGATAGTTCGTGCAGTAAATGCTTTGGGGCACAGTCTGAGCATGGACGTCATTGCTGAAGGTGTTGAGACACGGGAACAGCTTATTCTTCTTAAAGATATCGGCTGCGACTATGTTCAGGGCTACTACTTTGACAAACCCCAGACAAATGAAGACGCGGAAAAACTGGTCAAGATGCGTTCCGAAGGTTTCTGCCCCCCGGGATTAACAACAATCTAA
- the ilvN gene encoding acetolactate synthase small subunit, whose protein sequence is MKHTISALVKNKTGVLAESSAAFQDNKINITSISCGETENMDVSRMVICAEGSREEITKVTEQLKAMDFVIQLDDLARKEFVDRELVLIKVEVNKDTMSQIMQIFEVFRADVVGMGQKTITVELSGDQERVEGLIKILQPFGIKSLCRTGMIALKRGDE, encoded by the coding sequence ATGAAACACACCATATCCGCACTTGTAAAAAACAAAACCGGAGTTCTGGCCGAATCCTCTGCTGCCTTTCAAGATAATAAAATCAACATCACTTCCATTTCCTGCGGTGAAACCGAGAATATGGATGTTTCACGAATGGTCATATGCGCCGAAGGCAGTAGAGAAGAGATAACCAAAGTAACCGAACAGCTTAAAGCGATGGACTTTGTCATTCAGCTGGACGATCTGGCCCGCAAAGAATTTGTGGACCGGGAGCTCGTGCTTATCAAAGTTGAAGTAAACAAAGACACCATGTCGCAAATTATGCAGATTTTCGAAGTTTTCCGGGCTGATGTTGTCGGAATGGGTCAGAAAACCATTACCGTAGAGCTTAGCGGAGACCAGGAAAGGGTTGAAGGACTTATCAAGATCCTCCAGCCTTTCGGGATCAAAAGCCTTTGCCGTACCGGTATGATCGCACTCAAACGCGGAGATGAGTAA
- a CDS encoding bacteriohemerythrin — MPEKLKLTLSIAMIFLSAVASVVMAAFFPAAESGISITQIVILCIAIAATILAFISLNSGLNSQLETLCSYLIDISTGKPKASIPASLDDNITETAQKAGKAIHELAENFSKTEEEADNLRNRLSKAESDVENARKELADQKEVLESISKSAANAGGISGKLFAGIEELSAQVNQVSAGMELQRDRVTETATAMEEMNSTVLEVAQNAGLAANSSAQSKDNAVHGAKGVAEAIQSFEQIKDTILNLKETMGTLGEQADNIGQIMTVITDIADQTNLLALNAAIEAARAGEAGRGFAVVADEVRKLAEKTMDATKGVGEAVSKIQDNARENIAAVESAAEDIVNSTESAAKSGELMEAIVGIVDETNTQVESIAAASEEQSAASEEINMAISDVARVASETSEGMSASAHALTEIASVVEELDSIVQGISSGRIVDTSSGKIVEWSDDLSVDVRIIDEHHMKLLDLINELYGAMRQRKADTVIGEVAERLLEYTIYHFGYEEKIFDKHGYPEKEPHKKLHKIFIDKISDFKDDVERGKVTASTDIIRFLKDWLIKHIMVVDAKYTDFMHEHGYD; from the coding sequence ATGCCTGAAAAACTGAAATTAACCTTATCCATAGCTATGATTTTTCTGTCGGCCGTTGCTTCAGTTGTCATGGCTGCTTTCTTCCCGGCTGCTGAATCTGGAATTTCCATCACCCAAATAGTTATTCTGTGTATTGCCATCGCAGCTACAATACTTGCATTTATTTCCCTTAACTCGGGACTAAACAGTCAGTTGGAGACTCTGTGCAGTTACCTCATAGATATAAGCACGGGTAAACCTAAAGCATCTATCCCTGCCAGTCTTGATGACAACATTACTGAGACAGCCCAAAAAGCCGGTAAAGCAATCCATGAATTGGCTGAAAACTTCAGTAAGACTGAAGAAGAAGCTGACAATCTGCGCAATAGGTTAAGCAAAGCTGAATCTGATGTTGAAAATGCTCGCAAAGAACTTGCTGATCAAAAAGAAGTTCTTGAATCTATCAGCAAGTCGGCTGCAAATGCAGGTGGCATATCTGGAAAACTTTTCGCGGGGATTGAGGAGCTCAGTGCACAGGTTAACCAGGTTAGCGCAGGTATGGAACTTCAACGTGACCGAGTGACCGAAACAGCAACTGCAATGGAAGAAATGAACAGTACTGTTCTGGAAGTTGCTCAGAATGCAGGACTCGCAGCCAACAGCTCGGCCCAATCCAAAGACAACGCTGTCCACGGTGCTAAGGGCGTAGCAGAAGCAATCCAATCTTTCGAACAAATCAAGGACACCATCCTCAATCTCAAGGAAACCATGGGAACCTTGGGCGAACAGGCAGATAACATCGGCCAGATCATGACGGTCATTACCGACATTGCCGACCAGACCAACCTGTTGGCTCTGAACGCCGCAATCGAAGCAGCACGAGCTGGTGAAGCGGGACGCGGATTCGCAGTCGTTGCTGACGAAGTCCGTAAGCTTGCAGAAAAAACAATGGACGCAACCAAAGGCGTTGGTGAGGCTGTCTCCAAGATTCAGGACAATGCCCGTGAAAACATCGCCGCTGTTGAATCAGCAGCAGAAGATATTGTAAACTCCACCGAGTCCGCTGCTAAATCCGGTGAACTCATGGAAGCAATTGTAGGAATTGTTGACGAAACCAATACTCAGGTTGAATCCATTGCCGCGGCCAGTGAAGAACAGTCCGCTGCATCCGAAGAGATCAACATGGCTATCAGTGATGTGGCACGAGTTGCCTCAGAAACATCTGAAGGCATGTCTGCATCCGCTCATGCTCTTACCGAAATCGCCAGTGTAGTTGAGGAACTCGATTCAATAGTACAGGGAATCTCATCCGGCAGAATTGTGGACACCAGCTCCGGAAAAATTGTTGAATGGTCTGATGACCTTTCAGTTGATGTCCGCATTATTGATGAACATCACATGAAGCTGCTCGACCTGATCAACGAACTGTACGGGGCAATGCGCCAGCGTAAGGCTGACACCGTAATTGGTGAAGTAGCCGAAAGACTGCTTGAATACACCATCTACCACTTCGGATACGAAGAAAAGATCTTCGACAAACATGGATACCCGGAAAAAGAGCCGCACAAAAAACTGCATAAAATCTTCATCGATAAAATCTCTGATTTCAAAGACGATGTTGAAAGAGGTAAAGTTACTGCCTCAACCGATATTATCCGCTTCCTCAAAGATTGGCTCATCAAGCACATCATGGTTGTGGATGCCAAGTACACAGACTTCATGCATGAACATGGATACGATTAG
- a CDS encoding LysR family transcriptional regulator yields MSKTNSSNLDLNLLVILDTIFTERSLTLAGNKLFMTQSAVSHALSKLRHHFDDRLFVRRGNIMEPTPLCKTIHQNIAPSLKAINQSLADRGEFDPASSKRTFSLGLSDYLCKLLLPEILRLIDSRALGISIRIMQTTYEKREEMLQSGKLDVFLGCPRNYGAGVLKEKLFEDREVCVVRNDHPIKGEVMNEEEMAENEFAALSLSESGLGFLEDYLYRKGVQRKIKIVLQQETVIPSLVENSNLVGSIAQRLAEMYAAKGRLRIVHMPLENTEFEVSQHWHSLNDNDPAQQWIRSVIKEVAATLPPLKGK; encoded by the coding sequence ATGAGTAAAACTAATTCTTCCAATCTTGATCTGAATTTGCTGGTCATACTCGACACGATTTTTACCGAGCGCAGCCTGACACTTGCCGGGAACAAATTGTTTATGACCCAATCCGCAGTCAGCCATGCCCTTTCCAAGCTGCGTCATCACTTTGATGACCGTCTATTTGTCCGCCGGGGCAATATTATGGAACCGACGCCGCTCTGCAAAACAATACACCAAAACATAGCTCCCAGCCTGAAAGCAATTAACCAATCTCTTGCCGACCGGGGAGAATTCGACCCTGCTTCATCCAAAAGAACGTTCAGCCTTGGGCTCAGCGACTATCTATGCAAACTGCTTCTTCCCGAAATATTACGTTTGATTGATAGCAGGGCTCTGGGGATTTCCATCCGCATAATGCAGACAACATATGAAAAACGGGAAGAAATGCTTCAAAGTGGTAAATTAGATGTATTTCTTGGCTGTCCCCGAAATTACGGAGCAGGAGTACTCAAGGAAAAGCTCTTTGAAGATAGAGAAGTCTGCGTAGTCCGCAATGACCATCCGATAAAAGGTGAGGTTATGAATGAAGAAGAAATGGCCGAAAATGAATTTGCAGCCCTTTCACTTTCCGAGTCCGGATTAGGATTTCTTGAGGATTACCTGTACCGTAAGGGTGTGCAGCGAAAAATAAAAATTGTGTTGCAGCAGGAAACTGTCATTCCATCACTTGTGGAGAATTCGAACCTTGTAGGCAGCATAGCCCAACGTCTGGCTGAAATGTATGCTGCAAAAGGACGTTTACGCATTGTCCATATGCCACTTGAAAACACTGAATTTGAAGTCTCCCAGCATTGGCATTCTCTAAATGACAATGATCCAGCACAACAGTGGATACGCTCAGTGATTAAAGAGGTTGCGGCAACACTGCCTCCGCTGAAAGGAAAATGA
- a CDS encoding bifunctional enoyl-CoA hydratase/phosphate acetyltransferase, with product MTITSLDEIITAVRNHDRPARVAIAPCAEEFVIRSALTAHKEGIAEPIFIGNREKSLAVAEKHGLNIDGFEFHDEHDDVEAVATAVSYFKNGKADLIMKGLVSTSTVLKAILNKQTGVPTKGIISHVSVFEASSQKRLILLTDAGVNIKPNLQRKADILRNAIDVARKLGMEKPKAAILAATEKVNYPAMPATLDADILAKMALEDAFGDAYVAGPLALDLAISTAAATCKGIENPVAGCADILLTPEIESGNILYKALATIAGKTMASVVVGSEVPIVVSSRGDSDSSKFHSIALACYLSGK from the coding sequence ATGACCATAACATCACTAGATGAAATCATTACAGCAGTTCGCAATCACGATCGTCCTGCGCGCGTGGCAATTGCCCCATGCGCTGAAGAATTTGTAATCAGGTCCGCCCTCACTGCACATAAAGAAGGAATTGCCGAACCGATTTTCATCGGTAACAGGGAAAAGTCCCTCGCTGTTGCGGAAAAGCACGGGCTAAACATAGACGGCTTTGAATTCCATGATGAGCATGACGATGTCGAAGCGGTGGCAACTGCTGTCTCCTACTTTAAAAACGGCAAAGCAGACCTGATCATGAAAGGTCTGGTCAGCACTAGTACGGTACTCAAAGCCATCCTCAACAAACAGACCGGCGTGCCCACAAAAGGAATTATCAGCCACGTAAGCGTGTTTGAAGCATCTTCCCAGAAAAGACTGATTCTGCTGACTGATGCAGGAGTTAACATAAAACCCAACCTGCAACGTAAAGCCGACATACTGCGCAACGCCATTGATGTTGCGCGTAAACTTGGAATGGAAAAACCCAAAGCGGCAATTCTTGCTGCAACCGAAAAGGTTAACTACCCGGCCATGCCCGCGACACTTGATGCGGATATCCTTGCAAAAATGGCCTTGGAAGATGCTTTCGGGGATGCATACGTAGCTGGTCCGCTGGCCTTGGATCTTGCCATTTCCACTGCAGCCGCAACCTGTAAGGGAATCGAGAACCCTGTAGCCGGTTGTGCTGACATTCTGCTTACTCCTGAAATTGAAAGCGGAAATATTCTCTACAAGGCCTTGGCTACCATTGCGGGAAAAACTATGGCCAGCGTAGTTGTCGGCAGTGAAGTACCCATTGTAGTTTCATCTAGGGGAGACTCAGACAGCTCAAAATTCCATTCCATTGCACTGGCCTGTTACCTTTCAGGAAAATAA